In the genome of Streptomyces globosus, one region contains:
- a CDS encoding ABC transporter permease, giving the protein MADPLTAPVWRPAGGRRGRRPGRRVPGLRLWVCAAVAAAAVLAVLLVPPLVRLDQQAVDLSARLLPPSAAHPFGTDDLGRDLLLRCVYGLRVSLLTGVVAALAATVVGTAVGAAAAALGGWTDRLTMRVVDGFASVPPLLLGVFAVALFRPGVWPVVVSVALTHWLSTARIVRAEVLSLKSRPFVDAAVSGGASRWRVTVRHLVPGVLPQAGLAAVLMVPHAVWHESALSFLGLGLPAHQASLGGLVQAGRGSLLAGHWWPTLFPGLFLILPTLAVAGLAAAWRERLDPRRRSELTL; this is encoded by the coding sequence ATGGCTGACCCGCTCACCGCCCCGGTGTGGCGCCCCGCCGGCGGCCGCCGCGGCCGGCGCCCCGGGCGGCGGGTCCCGGGGCTGCGGCTGTGGGTCTGCGCCGCCGTCGCGGCCGCAGCCGTCCTCGCCGTGCTGCTCGTCCCGCCGCTGGTCCGGCTCGACCAGCAGGCCGTGGACCTCTCCGCCCGCCTCCTCCCGCCCTCCGCCGCCCACCCCTTCGGCACCGACGACCTCGGCCGCGACCTGCTGCTGCGCTGCGTCTACGGCCTGCGGGTCTCGCTGCTCACCGGCGTCGTCGCCGCACTCGCCGCCACCGTCGTCGGCACCGCCGTCGGAGCGGCCGCCGCCGCCCTCGGCGGGTGGACCGACCGGCTCACCATGCGCGTCGTGGACGGCTTCGCCTCCGTCCCGCCCCTGCTGCTCGGCGTCTTCGCCGTGGCGCTGTTCCGGCCCGGGGTGTGGCCCGTCGTCGTGTCCGTCGCGCTCACCCACTGGCTGTCCACGGCCCGCATCGTGCGCGCCGAGGTGCTCTCCCTGAAGTCCCGGCCCTTCGTGGACGCGGCCGTCTCGGGCGGCGCCTCCCGGTGGCGGGTCACCGTACGCCACCTGGTGCCCGGGGTGCTCCCGCAGGCCGGGCTGGCCGCCGTGCTGATGGTCCCGCACGCGGTGTGGCACGAGTCCGCGCTGTCCTTCCTCGGCCTCGGCCTGCCCGCCCACCAGGCCAGCCTGGGCGGCCTCGTCCAGGCCGGGCGCGGCTCGCTGCTCGCCGGCCACTGGTGGCCCACCCTCTTCCCCGGCCTCTTCCTGATCCTGCCCACCCTCGCCGTCGCGGGTCTGGCTGCAGCCTGGCGCGAGCGCCTCGACCCGCGCCGCCGCTCGGAGCTGACGCTGTGA
- a CDS encoding fibronectin type III domain-containing protein gives MPRTAALLRPGLAAGLAALLAGCAGGDTTAPAAPAGLTAQAGSATSVHVMWDAAAAADGVANYQVFQDGRLVRDLPAEKTMTDITGLAPQTSYTFTVRARDAAGNTSAPSAAARTATPAAAAEDRRPPTAPDRTEARADGPRTVTLSWSAATDDTGVTAYDVYQAGIRIHTAGPAETSTPLTDLQPDTAYTFTVRARDGADNSSPDGPPAAVTTPPSAEQGPQTAPAGFTATPSPGAVDLAWTAPGTGRPTEAYELHVNGRPVTVIQFGAGAVPAREARHRLTVTEPPGTVWELRLRARLPDGTWGAFSERRRIVLAG, from the coding sequence GTGCCCCGCACCGCCGCCCTGCTCCGCCCCGGCCTGGCCGCCGGACTCGCCGCCCTGCTCGCCGGGTGCGCGGGCGGCGACACGACCGCCCCGGCGGCCCCCGCCGGCCTCACCGCCCAGGCCGGCAGCGCCACCTCCGTCCACGTGATGTGGGACGCCGCGGCCGCCGCCGACGGGGTGGCGAACTACCAGGTCTTCCAGGACGGGAGGCTCGTCCGCGACCTGCCGGCCGAGAAGACGATGACGGACATCACCGGCCTGGCCCCGCAGACCTCCTACACGTTCACCGTCCGGGCCCGCGACGCCGCGGGGAACACCTCCGCGCCCAGCGCCGCCGCCCGCACCGCCACCCCCGCCGCCGCAGCCGAGGACCGCCGGCCGCCCACCGCGCCCGACCGCACCGAGGCCCGCGCCGACGGCCCGCGTACGGTCACCCTGAGCTGGTCCGCCGCCACCGACGACACCGGCGTCACTGCGTACGACGTCTACCAGGCCGGCATCCGCATCCACACGGCCGGACCCGCCGAGACCTCCACCCCGCTGACGGACCTCCAGCCGGACACCGCCTACACCTTCACCGTCCGGGCCCGCGACGGCGCGGACAACTCCTCCCCCGACGGCCCGCCCGCAGCCGTGACCACCCCGCCCTCGGCGGAGCAGGGGCCGCAGACCGCGCCCGCCGGCTTCACCGCGACCCCCTCCCCCGGCGCCGTCGACCTCGCCTGGACGGCCCCCGGCACCGGCCGGCCCACCGAGGCGTACGAGCTGCACGTCAACGGCAGGCCCGTCACCGTCATCCAATTCGGTGCAGGTGCGGTGCCGGCCCGGGAGGCGAGGCACCGCCTCACCGTCACCGAGCCGCCGGGCACCGTGTGGGAACTGCGGCTGCGCGCCCGGCTGCCGGACGGCACCTGGGGCGCCTTCTCCGAGCGCCGGCGCATCGTGCTGGCGGGATGA
- a CDS encoding SRPBCC family protein, whose product MPGIRIVHRTCLPPGEAWRRLTDWERHGAHVPLTRTTVETPPPTGVGTRFTARTGVGRITFDDPMEVGLWRPPSGGRAGMVRLVKCGRVVLGWAEIEVRPLEGGGAEVLWREDLRVRGLGRPFDPLVAAAGRLVFGRALVHLLRT is encoded by the coding sequence ATGCCCGGTATCCGGATCGTTCACCGTACGTGTCTGCCGCCCGGCGAGGCCTGGCGGCGGCTCACCGACTGGGAGCGGCACGGCGCGCACGTCCCGCTGACCCGGACGACCGTCGAGACGCCGCCGCCGACGGGGGTCGGGACCCGCTTCACGGCGCGCACCGGTGTGGGCCGGATCACGTTCGACGACCCGATGGAGGTCGGGCTGTGGCGGCCCCCGTCGGGCGGGCGCGCGGGGATGGTGCGGCTGGTGAAGTGCGGCCGGGTGGTGCTCGGGTGGGCGGAGATCGAGGTGCGTCCCCTGGAGGGCGGCGGGGCCGAGGTGCTGTGGCGCGAGGACCTGCGGGTGCGGGGGCTCGGCCGGCCGTTCGACCCGCTGGTCGCGGCGGCCGGGCGGCTGGTGTTCGGGCGCGCCCTTGTCCATTTGCTGCGTACCTGA
- a CDS encoding DUF5999 family protein, with translation MCSHQPPCPSADSADHDAARVVASHPEQGWSLLCNGLLVFDDTGELLPDGRVVEPRRPVLV, from the coding sequence ATGTGCTCCCACCAGCCCCCCTGCCCGTCCGCCGACAGCGCAGACCACGATGCCGCCCGTGTGGTGGCCTCCCACCCCGAACAGGGCTGGAGCCTGCTGTGCAACGGCCTCCTGGTCTTCGACGACACCGGCGAACTGCTCCCCGACGGCCGCGTGGTGGAACCCCGCCGCCCGGTCCTGGTCTGA
- a CDS encoding ATP-binding protein: protein MFGEYSFNNRPADSADGDPGPAVSAPPGNLPPEPAGFIGREEELTSLHLLLRTRRLVTLTGVGGVGKSRLALCAASDPEQARPDGIWWVDLSPLRDPALLTMTVAHAVGLADHSARPLDEELCAWMADKELLLVLDTCEHMVADCRHLAGELLQSAPDLTVLVTSREPLGSPCEKVVELSPLPCEGSDSDALALFRDRALAASPRTAAVFDDPARTALAAEVCRRLDGIPLALELAGARLRTWPLERMAQRLGDRFEVLADSGGGPGRPPRHRTMRTAIGWSHELCEPLERLLWARLSVFTGDFDVAAARAVCSGGPLSAARVERVLSGLVAKSVVRRLQERGAGARYRMLDSIREYGHDWLGELGEVRSVADRHAHWYAALSRAADRGWIGPRQVDWYRRMTAEHPQLRTALEHLLGTDPAAALEMAGALWFFWFACGHVHEGRGFLERALEEGPPEGPVRAQAQWALGLTALLQGDMDTARRLGKECTRLADGAQDPERALRAAHLYAAAVMLPGDPRRALELAGPRARAGHGGPEDGPGRLLCRLVTGYALCDLRRYEEAAAEARGLREACADLDERWLRAYADYVLAVAAFGLGHPEEAARHVRAMLSGKRLLGDRTGIALGLDLLAAAVAALGDGELAARLLGAGHAWWRTVGRPQMGSPSLTALREQGERQARAAIGDAAYESAFLGGAAAPTG from the coding sequence GTGTTCGGAGAGTACTCGTTCAACAACAGACCGGCGGATTCCGCGGACGGCGACCCCGGTCCCGCAGTCTCCGCACCACCGGGGAACCTCCCGCCGGAACCCGCCGGCTTCATCGGCCGGGAGGAGGAGCTCACCTCGTTACACCTCCTGTTGCGCACCCGCCGGCTGGTCACGCTCACCGGCGTCGGCGGCGTCGGCAAGTCCCGGCTCGCCCTGTGCGCCGCCTCCGACCCCGAACAGGCCCGCCCCGACGGCATCTGGTGGGTGGACCTCTCGCCACTGCGCGACCCGGCACTGCTGACCATGACCGTCGCCCACGCCGTGGGGCTCGCCGACCACTCCGCACGCCCCCTCGACGAGGAGCTGTGCGCCTGGATGGCCGACAAGGAGCTGCTCCTCGTCCTCGACACCTGCGAGCACATGGTGGCCGACTGCCGCCACCTGGCCGGCGAACTCCTGCAGTCCGCACCGGACCTGACCGTCCTCGTCACCTCCCGCGAACCGCTGGGCAGCCCCTGCGAGAAGGTCGTCGAGCTGTCCCCGCTGCCCTGCGAGGGCTCCGACAGCGACGCCCTCGCCCTCTTCCGCGACCGCGCCCTGGCCGCCTCCCCGCGCACGGCCGCCGTCTTCGACGACCCAGCCCGGACGGCCCTCGCCGCCGAGGTGTGCCGCCGCCTCGACGGGATCCCGCTCGCCCTGGAACTCGCCGGGGCCCGGCTGCGGACGTGGCCGCTGGAGCGGATGGCCCAGCGCCTCGGCGACCGCTTCGAGGTGCTGGCCGACTCCGGTGGCGGGCCCGGACGGCCGCCCCGCCACCGCACGATGCGTACCGCGATCGGGTGGAGCCACGAGTTGTGCGAGCCGCTGGAGCGGCTTCTGTGGGCCCGGCTGTCCGTGTTCACCGGCGACTTCGACGTGGCCGCCGCGCGCGCCGTCTGCTCGGGCGGCCCGCTGTCCGCGGCCCGTGTCGAGCGGGTGCTCTCCGGACTCGTCGCCAAGTCCGTGGTGCGGCGCCTGCAGGAGCGGGGCGCGGGGGCCCGCTACCGGATGCTCGACTCCATCCGCGAGTACGGCCACGACTGGCTGGGCGAGCTGGGCGAGGTGCGGTCGGTCGCCGACCGGCACGCGCACTGGTACGCCGCGCTCTCCCGGGCGGCCGACCGCGGCTGGATCGGGCCGCGGCAGGTCGACTGGTACCGCAGGATGACCGCCGAGCACCCCCAGCTGCGGACGGCACTGGAGCACCTGCTGGGCACCGACCCGGCGGCGGCCCTGGAGATGGCGGGGGCGCTGTGGTTCTTCTGGTTCGCCTGCGGGCACGTCCACGAGGGCCGCGGCTTCCTGGAGCGGGCCCTGGAGGAGGGACCGCCCGAGGGCCCGGTCCGCGCCCAGGCGCAGTGGGCCCTCGGGCTGACCGCCCTGCTCCAGGGCGACATGGACACGGCACGGCGGCTGGGCAAGGAGTGCACGCGCCTGGCGGACGGTGCGCAGGACCCGGAGCGGGCCCTGCGGGCCGCCCACCTGTACGCGGCGGCGGTGATGCTGCCCGGCGACCCGCGGCGGGCCCTGGAGCTGGCAGGGCCGCGGGCCCGGGCCGGGCACGGCGGACCGGAGGACGGGCCGGGCCGGCTGCTGTGCCGGCTGGTCACCGGGTACGCCCTGTGCGACCTGCGGCGGTACGAGGAGGCGGCCGCGGAGGCGCGCGGCCTGCGCGAGGCGTGCGCCGACCTCGACGAGCGCTGGCTGCGGGCGTACGCGGACTACGTCCTGGCCGTCGCGGCGTTCGGGCTCGGCCACCCGGAGGAGGCCGCCCGGCACGTGCGGGCCATGCTGTCGGGGAAGCGGCTGCTGGGCGACCGCACCGGGATCGCGCTGGGCCTGGACCTGCTCGCGGCGGCGGTGGCGGCGCTCGGAGACGGCGAGCTCGCGGCCCGGCTGCTCGGCGCGGGGCACGCCTGGTGGCGGACGGTGGGGCGGCCGCAGATGGGCTCACCCTCGCTGACGGCCCTGCGCGAGCAGGGCGAGCGGCAGGCCCGGGCCGCGATCGGCGACGCGGCCTACGAGAGCGCCTTCCTGGGCGGCGCGGCGGCTCCCACGGGCTGA
- a CDS encoding ABC transporter permease — MARMAGRRALLAGPVLLAVTFGVFAAADLSPFDPVRAYAGTAGLTAPQAELDRLRANLGADRPLVERWWDWLTSALGGDLGTSASLRQPVADAIAERVGWSALLAATAFAAALAAGTALGVLAARRRGGLLDRTATALAYTLQAAPAFWLGLLAVWLFSVRWGVLPSGGLTDAGSDTVTAGQVARHLVLPALVLALSQLPWFYLYVRQGVCDALAEDPVRGARARGLGERRVLLGHALRSGLLPAITLTGSRMPELITGALLVETVFSWPGIAAATVQAATSVDFPLLAALTVLATAAVLAGNLLADLLHGLADPRVGFDG; from the coding sequence ATGGCGCGCATGGCGGGCCGGCGGGCACTGCTCGCCGGCCCCGTCCTGCTCGCCGTCACCTTCGGCGTCTTCGCCGCCGCCGACCTGTCCCCCTTCGACCCCGTCAGGGCGTACGCCGGCACCGCCGGCCTCACCGCCCCGCAGGCCGAGCTCGACCGGCTGCGCGCCAACCTCGGCGCCGACCGCCCGCTCGTCGAGCGCTGGTGGGACTGGCTCACCTCGGCGCTCGGCGGCGACCTCGGCACCTCCGCCTCGCTGCGGCAGCCCGTCGCCGACGCCATCGCCGAGCGCGTCGGCTGGTCCGCCCTGCTCGCCGCCACCGCCTTCGCCGCCGCGCTGGCCGCCGGCACCGCCCTCGGCGTCCTCGCCGCCCGCCGCCGCGGCGGCCTCCTCGACCGGACCGCCACCGCCCTCGCCTACACCCTGCAGGCCGCTCCCGCGTTCTGGCTCGGACTGCTCGCCGTCTGGCTCTTCTCCGTCCGCTGGGGCGTGCTGCCCTCCGGCGGCCTGACGGACGCCGGCAGCGACACCGTCACCGCCGGCCAGGTCGCCCGGCACCTCGTCCTCCCCGCGCTCGTCCTCGCCCTCTCCCAACTGCCCTGGTTCTACCTGTACGTCCGCCAGGGCGTGTGCGACGCGCTCGCCGAGGACCCCGTCCGCGGCGCCCGCGCCCGCGGGCTCGGCGAGCGGCGTGTGCTGCTCGGCCACGCCCTGCGCTCCGGGCTGCTGCCGGCAATCACCCTGACCGGCTCCCGCATGCCCGAACTGATCACCGGCGCGCTGCTCGTCGAGACCGTCTTCAGCTGGCCCGGCATCGCCGCCGCCACCGTCCAGGCGGCGACCTCCGTCGACTTCCCCCTGCTCGCCGCGCTCACCGTCCTCGCGACGGCCGCCGTCCTCGCGGGCAACCTCCTCGCCGACCTCCTGCACGGACTCGCCGACCCACGGGTGGGCTTCGATGGCTGA
- a CDS encoding ABC transporter ATP-binding protein produces MLELRDITAGYERRRPVVEGARLTLHPGESLGLLGPSGCGKSTLARVAALLHRPDRGTVTLDGHTATGFRHRAPRSLRTAVGVVFQQPRLAADPRMRLRDLVAEPLRATGRRAEAAGAVADLAGRVGLGADLLDRRPHEVSDGQLQRACLARALVLRPRWLVCDEMTAMLDASTAAALVGVVEEYRADTGAGLLAVGHDPVLLRRWCDRTAHWKEIAGPH; encoded by the coding sequence ATGCTTGAACTCCGCGACATCACCGCCGGATACGAGCGGCGCCGGCCCGTCGTCGAAGGCGCCCGCCTCACCCTGCACCCCGGCGAATCCCTCGGCCTCCTCGGCCCCAGCGGCTGCGGCAAGTCCACCCTCGCCCGGGTCGCCGCCCTGCTGCACCGCCCCGACCGCGGCACCGTCACCCTCGACGGGCACACCGCGACCGGCTTCCGCCACCGGGCCCCGCGCTCTCTGCGCACCGCCGTCGGCGTCGTCTTCCAGCAGCCGCGCCTCGCCGCCGACCCCCGGATGCGGCTGCGGGACCTCGTCGCCGAACCCCTGCGCGCCACCGGACGGCGCGCCGAGGCGGCCGGCGCCGTCGCCGACCTCGCCGGGCGGGTCGGCCTCGGCGCGGACCTCCTCGACCGGCGCCCCCACGAGGTCAGCGACGGCCAGCTCCAGCGCGCCTGCCTGGCCCGCGCCCTGGTGCTGCGGCCCCGCTGGCTCGTCTGCGACGAGATGACCGCCATGCTCGACGCCTCCACGGCCGCGGCCCTGGTCGGCGTCGTCGAGGAGTACCGGGCCGACACCGGCGCCGGCCTGCTCGCCGTCGGCCACGACCCGGTCCTCCTCCGGCGCTGGTGCGACCGCACCGCCCACTGGAAGGAGATCGCCGGGCCGCACTGA
- a CDS encoding ABC transporter substrate-binding protein: MTARTARGAAAAALAAALIAGAAACSNPAGSAAASGAADSVVVGIANEPETLSPLLGYGKDGNSKVFDGLLTHDADMKLQPALAEALPEVSADGLTYTYRLRRGVTFSDGAPFSAKDVVFTYRTILDARTNNASKAELDAVAAVEQQGEDTVVFTLKYPYAPFAERTVLPIAPEHIAGRQDVNAGDFSTRPVGTGPYVLTGWSKGEKLTFKANPSYWGGEPAVKKLTMAVVKDDDVRATRLRSGELDAAVLPPNLAQGFAGDKARTTLAATSFDYRNVTLPTHHPVTGDPAVRRALDTAVDRRAMVDRLLEGAGKPAYGPVPTDSPWFAAGTERTHDLGKAKKILDDAGWKPGGDGIRAKDGVRASFPLWYLSGDKIRQDHALAFASDAKKAGIEVKAEAGTWEAIEPRMKTDAVLAGGGSPADPDFDQYLLLTSSLGGDGFNNMARYDNKAVDRALEEARRSGDPAVRKAAYDTVQRELAQDPGYVFLTHIDHLYVVADRWEGLTTQVEPHDHGLGAGPWWNIEDWKPKQK, from the coding sequence ATGACGGCCCGGACAGCACGGGGAGCGGCCGCCGCGGCGCTCGCCGCCGCACTCATCGCAGGCGCGGCGGCCTGCTCCAACCCCGCCGGATCCGCCGCGGCGTCCGGGGCGGCCGACTCGGTCGTCGTCGGCATCGCCAACGAGCCGGAGACCCTCAGCCCCCTGCTCGGCTACGGCAAGGACGGCAACTCCAAGGTCTTCGACGGGCTCCTCACCCACGACGCGGACATGAAGCTGCAGCCCGCCCTCGCCGAGGCCCTCCCGGAGGTGTCCGCCGACGGCCTCACCTACACCTACCGGCTGCGCCGCGGGGTGACCTTCAGCGACGGGGCGCCCTTCTCCGCCAAGGACGTCGTCTTCACCTACCGCACGATCCTCGACGCCCGCACGAACAACGCCTCCAAGGCCGAGCTCGACGCCGTCGCCGCGGTCGAGCAGCAGGGCGAGGACACCGTCGTCTTCACCCTGAAGTACCCCTACGCCCCCTTCGCCGAGCGCACCGTCCTCCCCATCGCCCCCGAGCACATAGCCGGCCGGCAGGACGTCAACGCCGGGGACTTCTCCACCCGGCCCGTCGGCACCGGCCCGTACGTCCTCACCGGCTGGTCCAAGGGCGAGAAGCTCACCTTCAAGGCCAACCCCTCCTACTGGGGCGGCGAACCCGCCGTGAAGAAGCTCACCATGGCCGTCGTCAAGGACGACGACGTCCGCGCCACCCGCCTGCGCTCCGGCGAACTCGACGCGGCCGTCCTCCCGCCGAACCTCGCCCAGGGCTTCGCCGGCGACAAGGCCCGCACCACCCTCGCCGCCACGTCCTTCGACTACCGCAACGTCACCCTCCCCACCCACCACCCGGTCACCGGCGACCCCGCCGTCCGCCGCGCCCTCGACACCGCCGTCGACCGCAGGGCCATGGTCGACCGGCTGCTGGAGGGCGCGGGCAAGCCGGCCTACGGGCCCGTCCCCACCGACAGCCCCTGGTTCGCCGCCGGCACCGAGCGCACCCACGACCTCGGCAAGGCGAAGAAGATCCTCGACGACGCCGGCTGGAAGCCCGGCGGCGACGGCATCCGCGCCAAGGACGGCGTCCGCGCCTCCTTCCCGCTCTGGTACCTCTCCGGCGACAAGATCCGCCAGGACCACGCCCTCGCCTTCGCCTCCGACGCCAAGAAGGCCGGCATCGAGGTCAAGGCCGAGGCCGGCACATGGGAGGCCATCGAGCCGCGGATGAAGACCGACGCTGTCCTCGCCGGCGGCGGCTCCCCGGCCGACCCCGACTTCGACCAGTACCTCCTGCTCACCTCCTCCCTCGGCGGCGACGGCTTCAACAACATGGCCCGGTACGACAACAAGGCTGTCGACCGCGCCCTGGAAGAGGCCCGCCGCAGCGGCGACCCGGCCGTGCGCAAGGCCGCCTACGACACCGTCCAGCGCGAACTGGCCCAGGATCCCGGCTACGTCTTCCTCACCCACATCGACCACCTCTACGTCGTCGCCGACAGGTGGGAGGGACTCACCACCCAGGTCGAGCCGCACGACCACGGCCTCGGAGCCGGCCCCTGGTGGAACATCGAGGACTGGAAGCCGAAGCAGAAGTGA
- a CDS encoding LppU/SCO3897 family protein codes for MATPPPQHGAGPYAQHGPQYGPQYGPPYGSHVPQQGPGPYPPVPGPPPVAPQGPYGMPVGPAGVPDCRICGSVPAVRGTVRGHQGMFVLMRFLRTEGPLCRDCGLATYRGMQSDTLWQGWWGPLSLFITPVTLLMNLGPRAAYYRLPPPANGILRPLDPGKPLWRRPPALLVLAAVVLVSFALPTLIVIGLLAGGDEKPQPLATDRCVRNVGDWKEQKLLVVDCSSPDAQYRVHGAPCANGDYIAALEYTPEDGSLRCLRPLDRPTR; via the coding sequence GTGGCCACACCGCCCCCGCAGCACGGCGCGGGCCCGTACGCGCAGCACGGGCCGCAGTACGGGCCGCAGTACGGGCCGCCGTACGGCTCCCACGTCCCGCAGCAGGGGCCGGGGCCGTACCCGCCGGTGCCCGGGCCGCCTCCGGTGGCGCCGCAGGGCCCGTACGGGATGCCCGTGGGCCCGGCGGGGGTGCCGGACTGCCGGATCTGCGGCTCGGTGCCCGCGGTCCGCGGGACGGTGCGCGGCCACCAGGGCATGTTCGTGCTGATGCGCTTCCTGCGGACGGAGGGGCCGCTGTGCCGCGACTGCGGGCTGGCCACCTACCGCGGGATGCAGTCGGACACCCTGTGGCAGGGCTGGTGGGGGCCGCTGTCGCTGTTCATCACCCCGGTGACCCTGCTGATGAACCTGGGCCCCCGGGCGGCGTACTACCGGCTTCCGCCCCCGGCGAACGGCATCTTGCGGCCGCTGGACCCGGGGAAGCCGCTGTGGCGGCGTCCCCCGGCCCTGCTCGTCCTCGCCGCGGTCGTGCTGGTGTCGTTCGCCCTGCCGACGCTGATCGTCATCGGCCTGCTGGCGGGCGGCGACGAGAAGCCGCAGCCGCTGGCCACCGACCGGTGCGTGCGCAACGTCGGCGACTGGAAGGAGCAGAAACTGCTGGTCGTGGACTGCTCCTCGCCCGACGCCCAGTACCGGGTCCACGGGGCACCCTGCGCGAACGGCGACTACATCGCCGCCCTGGAGTACACCCCGGAGGACGGCTCCCTGCGCTGCCTGCGGCCGCTGGACCGGCCGACCCGCTAG
- a CDS encoding ABC transporter ATP-binding protein produces the protein MTDAAPALDVRGLSVRFRMPGGRYVAAVSDASFRLAPGSCLALVGESGCGKSVLASALLGLLPGNADTAGSALLPDGLDLLTAGEAVLARTVRGRRIGLVPQSPAAHLTPVRTIRSHLEEAVRELAHPTAAARGRRAAREAVRAAAERAAERAAFPASHLDRHPHELSGGLAQRAATALALVGDAPLLLADEPTTGLDRDLVHRTADELRAHTRDAGRALLMITHDLAAAHRIADTVAVMYAGRIVETCPADAFFGRPGPRHPYARGLLDALPERAFTPIPGSPPELGALPPGCAFAARCPGADARCRTELPAPASGVACHHA, from the coding sequence GTGACCGACGCTGCCCCCGCCCTCGACGTACGCGGGCTGAGCGTGCGCTTCCGGATGCCCGGAGGCCGGTACGTGGCCGCCGTCTCCGACGCCTCCTTCCGGCTCGCCCCCGGCAGCTGCCTGGCCCTGGTCGGGGAGAGCGGCTGCGGCAAGTCCGTCCTCGCCTCCGCCCTCCTCGGCCTGCTGCCCGGCAACGCCGACACCGCCGGCTCCGCCCTGCTGCCCGACGGACTGGACCTGCTCACCGCAGGAGAGGCGGTCCTCGCCCGCACCGTCCGCGGCCGCCGCATCGGCCTGGTCCCGCAGAGCCCCGCCGCCCACCTCACGCCGGTCCGCACGATCCGCTCCCACCTGGAGGAGGCCGTACGCGAACTCGCCCACCCGACCGCCGCCGCCCGGGGCCGCCGCGCCGCCCGCGAGGCCGTACGCGCCGCAGCCGAGCGGGCCGCCGAGCGGGCGGCGTTCCCCGCGAGCCACCTCGACCGCCACCCGCACGAGCTCTCCGGCGGGCTCGCCCAGCGCGCCGCGACCGCCCTCGCCCTCGTCGGCGACGCCCCCCTGCTGCTCGCCGACGAGCCGACCACCGGCCTCGACCGCGACCTCGTCCACCGCACCGCCGACGAACTGCGCGCCCACACCCGGGACGCCGGCCGCGCCCTGCTGATGATCACCCATGACCTCGCCGCGGCCCACCGCATCGCGGACACCGTCGCCGTCATGTACGCCGGCCGCATCGTCGAAACCTGCCCGGCGGACGCGTTCTTCGGCCGGCCCGGCCCCCGCCACCCGTACGCCCGCGGCCTCCTCGACGCCCTGCCCGAGCGCGCCTTCACCCCCATCCCGGGATCCCCGCCCGAACTCGGCGCCCTGCCGCCCGGCTGCGCCTTCGCCGCCCGCTGCCCGGGCGCCGACGCCCGCTGCCGCACCGAACTGCCCGCACCCGCCTCGGGGGTGGCCTGCCACCATGCTTGA